From Patescibacteria group bacterium, a single genomic window includes:
- a CDS encoding sigma 54-interacting transcriptional regulator, producing the protein MEALHCSRPRHWRDSIVAASQPMRRLLSLIERVAPSTLPVLILGETGTGKEVLAHAIHEASGRIGPLVALNCAAVPSGLAESELFGHVRGAFTGATSAAPGLFEEANSGSLFLDEIAELDLHLQAKLLRALEEGTIRRLGATALVTIDVRIIAATSRNLAHLVDLGRFRDDLVQRLAGVVLQIPPLAQRPADVEPLARRFLHQAVGDRRPPEVSPLVWPWLNSQPWPGNVRQLKLAVERAVALGEDVLSPQHFETGGSSFRLCDSGVPEAWLENRSWLRIEREILAWAVRHYG; encoded by the coding sequence ATGGAAGCTCTGCACTGCAGCCGGCCCAGGCACTGGCGCGACAGCATCGTCGCCGCCAGTCAGCCCATGCGCCGGCTGCTCTCCCTCATCGAGAGGGTCGCACCTTCGACTCTTCCGGTCCTCATCCTCGGAGAGACCGGTACCGGCAAGGAGGTACTCGCTCACGCCATCCACGAGGCCAGCGGTCGCATTGGGCCGCTCGTGGCCCTCAACTGCGCCGCCGTTCCGTCCGGTCTGGCCGAGAGCGAACTCTTCGGCCACGTGCGCGGCGCTTTCACCGGCGCCACGAGCGCTGCCCCGGGTCTGTTCGAGGAGGCCAATAGCGGTTCGTTGTTCCTCGACGAGATCGCCGAGCTCGACCTGCATCTGCAGGCGAAGCTCCTGCGCGCGCTCGAGGAGGGCACCATCCGTCGGCTCGGCGCCACGGCGCTCGTCACGATTGACGTTCGCATCATCGCGGCGACCAGCCGGAACCTCGCCCACCTTGTTGACCTCGGCCGGTTCCGCGACGACCTGGTGCAACGGCTCGCCGGCGTCGTGCTCCAGATTCCGCCGCTCGCGCAGCGTCCCGCAGACGTCGAGCCCTTGGCTCGGCGCTTCCTGCACCAGGCCGTGGGAGACAGGAGGCCACCGGAGGTCTCGCCTCTGGTCTGGCCCTGGCTCAACAGCCAGCCCTGGCCCGGCAATGTCCGTCAGCTGAAGCTGGCAGTCGAGCGCGCGGTCGCGCTCGGGGAGGACGTCCTTTCGCCGCAGCACTTCGAGACCGGAGGCTCTAGTTTCCGCCTCTGCGACTCGGGTGTTCCGGAGGCTTGGCTCGAGAACAGGAGCTGGCTCCGGATTGAGCGGGAGATTCTGGCCTGGGCCGTCCGGCACTACGGCT
- a CDS encoding DUF87 domain-containing protein, with product MPPAYILTPPQPAREKLLILGETTWRGKHLRFGLLPDDRLRHLWLLGKTGSGKSTALANLVAQDLAAGVGLALLDPHGDLVDSVLPLVPRSRTNQVLLFAPEDREYPLSFNIFRRGRQPHPDTALLASQLVSVFRKYWADSWGPRLEHILRNAILAVAPDPRATLLFLYRFLTDEGLREKVTSSITDPVVSQFWTKEYPGYTKALQSEAVAPALNKLGAFVAHPVVRNIVGQERSRLDLVELMSERGILLANLATGRIGEDASHLLGGLLLSAIQLAAMERPRGGPPFMVYVDEFQHFVTDSLATMLSESRKFGLGLTLAHQYLAQLTPAIRDAVLGNIGTSVVFRLGGHDALLLEPEFAPAFTANDLQQLERYHVAVKMLARGESLKPFSARTLPAIVRPTDAAETIARIREQSRARFCSPREQVERAISAFCG from the coding sequence ATGCCACCAGCCTACATCCTCACGCCACCGCAGCCGGCCCGGGAGAAGCTGCTCATCCTCGGGGAGACAACCTGGAGGGGCAAGCACCTCCGGTTTGGGCTCCTGCCTGATGACCGGCTGCGCCATCTCTGGCTGCTCGGCAAGACCGGCTCGGGCAAGTCCACGGCCCTCGCCAATCTGGTAGCGCAGGACCTCGCCGCTGGCGTAGGCCTGGCGCTCCTCGATCCGCATGGCGATCTGGTCGACAGCGTACTCCCCCTTGTCCCTCGGAGCAGGACCAACCAGGTTCTTCTCTTCGCTCCGGAGGACAGGGAGTACCCGCTCTCCTTCAACATCTTCCGGCGGGGAAGGCAGCCTCATCCGGACACGGCCCTCCTGGCTTCCCAGCTTGTCTCGGTCTTCAGGAAGTACTGGGCTGACTCATGGGGCCCGCGGCTCGAACACATCCTGCGAAACGCCATCCTCGCGGTCGCGCCTGATCCGAGAGCCACGCTCCTGTTCCTCTACCGGTTCCTAACCGACGAGGGGCTACGAGAGAAGGTCACCTCGTCGATCACGGATCCGGTCGTCTCCCAGTTCTGGACCAAGGAGTACCCGGGCTACACCAAGGCCCTGCAGAGCGAGGCCGTGGCTCCGGCCCTCAACAAGCTGGGCGCCTTCGTTGCCCACCCTGTCGTGCGCAACATCGTCGGACAGGAGCGCTCGCGACTGGACTTGGTCGAGCTCATGAGCGAGCGCGGGATCCTGCTCGCCAACTTGGCCACTGGAAGGATAGGGGAGGATGCGAGCCATCTGCTCGGCGGACTTCTCCTATCAGCCATCCAGCTCGCGGCCATGGAGAGGCCACGAGGCGGTCCGCCCTTCATGGTCTACGTCGACGAGTTCCAGCACTTCGTCACGGACTCGCTGGCCACGATGCTCAGCGAGTCGAGGAAATTCGGCTTGGGCTTGACGCTGGCTCACCAGTACCTGGCCCAACTGACACCCGCCATCCGCGACGCGGTTCTTGGCAACATCGGCACCTCGGTTGTTTTTCGCCTCGGCGGCCACGACGCCTTGCTGCTCGAGCCCGAGTTCGCGCCGGCGTTCACGGCCAACGACCTGCAGCAGCTCGAGCGCTACCACGTGGCCGTGAAGATGCTCGCCCGCGGGGAGAGCTTGAAGCCGTTCTCGGCACGCACCTTGCCGGCGATCGTTCGTCCAACCGACGCGGCTGAGACCATTGCCAGGATCAGGGAGCAGTCGCGAGCAAGGTTCTGTTCTCCGAGGGAGCAGGTGGAACGGGCGATCAGCGCTTTCTGCGGGTAG
- a CDS encoding replication-relaxation family protein → MRPSRFIRPDQATGLVLQPRDRAILVSVFKHRFMCSDQLHQVLCPDVSLRVLQVRLRKLWEHQMLDRHFIPFVLDGVHRPPKRASQPIYSLAPAGAAALDDESRKESEQLAKLRPAGSAPALLEHNLVATDFLVAVEAASRGHADVQVESIEAETSLWRKVWSWRQRTGRDTGFIIPDAAVVLRFPATGERRAFYLEVIRSDIKGGNRRLLVKLKRYTELLRRGFFRQAFGHERVRAVLVATSTEARAQNLNALAQELAHGRRLFWFGAYEHKDNDGRGVTNFTADTILSPMWKSVDGETMALAPAAYAAPTPTATPASAQPFTPNPPPSNATSLHPHATAAGPGEAAHPRGDNLEGQAPPVWAPA, encoded by the coding sequence ATGCGTCCATCACGCTTCATCCGTCCGGATCAGGCCACCGGCCTAGTTCTCCAGCCCCGCGACCGGGCAATCCTGGTGTCGGTGTTCAAACACCGATTCATGTGCAGCGACCAGCTGCACCAGGTCCTCTGCCCGGATGTCAGCCTCCGAGTGCTCCAGGTCCGTCTCCGCAAGCTCTGGGAGCACCAGATGCTCGATCGGCACTTCATCCCCTTCGTCCTCGACGGAGTGCATAGGCCGCCCAAGAGAGCGTCCCAGCCCATCTACAGCCTGGCGCCGGCCGGCGCTGCGGCTCTTGATGACGAGTCGAGGAAGGAGAGCGAGCAGCTCGCGAAGCTGCGTCCAGCTGGGAGCGCGCCCGCGCTCCTCGAGCACAACCTGGTCGCCACCGACTTCCTGGTCGCCGTCGAGGCGGCCAGCCGTGGCCACGCTGACGTTCAGGTCGAGTCCATCGAGGCCGAGACGTCGCTCTGGAGGAAGGTCTGGAGCTGGCGGCAGCGAACCGGCAGGGACACCGGCTTCATCATCCCTGACGCCGCAGTCGTTCTCCGATTCCCAGCCACTGGCGAGCGCCGCGCGTTCTATCTCGAGGTCATCCGATCCGACATCAAGGGCGGCAACCGACGGCTGCTCGTCAAGCTCAAGCGCTACACCGAGCTGCTCAGACGGGGGTTCTTTCGCCAGGCCTTCGGCCACGAGCGAGTTCGAGCGGTGCTGGTTGCGACCAGCACGGAGGCCAGGGCCCAGAACCTGAACGCCCTGGCTCAAGAACTCGCTCACGGCCGGCGGTTGTTCTGGTTCGGGGCCTATGAGCACAAGGACAACGACGGTCGTGGAGTTACCAACTTCACGGCCGACACGATCCTCTCGCCGATGTGGAAGTCCGTCGATGGCGAGACGATGGCGCTGGCTCCGGCCGCATACGCAGCTCCGACTCCAACAGCTACGCCCGCGTCGGCACAGCCCTTCACTCCTAACCCTCCACCCTCCAATGCCACCAGCCTACATCCTCACGCCACCGCAGCCGGCCCGGGAGAAGCTGCTCATCCTCGGGGAGACAACCTGGAGGGGCAAGCACCTCCGGTTTGGGCTCCTGCCTGA
- a CDS encoding helix-turn-helix transcriptional regulator, whose amino-acid sequence MDTTNDQERDLEQSGSLVFHIRRLRQWHGESGLSQTELAELAGVSERQLRLYECSRYLPLSVQFMFAVAIALQVPMERLIDPEYFENLKRDINRRRATKERTDGQTSMDLQRRRP is encoded by the coding sequence ATGGACACAACTAATGACCAAGAGCGTGATCTCGAACAATCGGGATCACTTGTATTCCACATTCGCCGACTTCGCCAATGGCATGGCGAGTCTGGCTTATCGCAAACCGAATTGGCCGAGCTCGCGGGCGTATCCGAGAGGCAGCTTCGCCTCTATGAGTGCTCGCGCTACCTGCCACTTTCGGTGCAGTTCATGTTCGCAGTGGCAATAGCCCTGCAGGTACCGATGGAGCGCCTGATCGATCCCGAGTACTTCGAGAACCTCAAGCGAGACATCAACCGCCGCCGGGCAACGAAGGAGCGCACCGACGGACAGACCTCGATGGATCTCCAGCGCCGCCGGCCATGA
- a CDS encoding recombinase family protein gives MYQDEYLLYARRSSADVDNQQNTIEYQVQRGLEYMRANGLKLADYTEKGFCERGIIIELHTAYKTKLPRILADGTVKRKIDRPKFKRLAVVLAQARFKGSVSLCLDRLSRNKQDEVVIDTLTEGGRDIRYVQANYEKSSAGHLHKSIDGVFAEHYSKKISESIRAANSKLRGEGKCTTRAPMGYLDFGPDNKPVDRRQADIIRGVFERYATGQWSFAEIAKWALHQGLTSKPRRRNRTRDEILAGIEIGAVGVPVARPVTEKTIEAVLHNPFYAGLLRHEDELHPGIHEPIITRDVFYCVQEKLRQRTQSLYYLDKDFYAYRGFLRCVCGRAYSPYTQKGHAYYTVPCLGGCTNRSRTLAGFRIDAMVEDLLGRARLTDEEEKFLNERAPGFFAQQNTKRADASKALDNRLRVLNRDLVYLGENKLTLIREGVYTGADVMAEIHRLEGESSDVRGKLSGLKEVTNEEKLAAVLTFSELVGLASSCYKYASEQQKHHLLTMALSELVIEGGNVAEIRAMEGFEALLKKGGSQCGG, from the coding sequence ATGTATCAAGACGAATACTTACTTTACGCCCGCCGGAGCTCGGCTGACGTCGACAATCAACAGAACACCATCGAATACCAAGTCCAGCGCGGCCTCGAGTACATGCGAGCCAACGGCCTGAAGCTCGCTGACTACACGGAGAAGGGGTTCTGCGAGCGCGGAATAATCATCGAGTTGCATACGGCGTATAAGACGAAGCTGCCGAGAATCCTCGCTGACGGCACGGTCAAGCGCAAGATTGACCGGCCGAAGTTCAAGAGGCTGGCCGTGGTCTTGGCGCAGGCCAGGTTCAAAGGCTCAGTCTCATTGTGCCTCGACCGATTGAGCCGCAACAAACAAGACGAGGTGGTTATCGATACGCTGACAGAAGGCGGCCGCGATATTCGCTATGTGCAGGCGAACTACGAAAAGTCCAGTGCCGGCCACCTTCACAAGTCTATCGACGGCGTCTTCGCCGAACACTACTCGAAGAAGATTAGCGAGAGCATACGTGCGGCGAACTCCAAACTCCGCGGCGAGGGCAAGTGCACCACGCGGGCCCCGATGGGCTACCTTGACTTCGGGCCTGACAACAAGCCTGTCGATCGCCGTCAGGCAGACATCATCAGGGGCGTCTTCGAGCGATACGCTACCGGCCAGTGGAGCTTCGCCGAGATCGCCAAGTGGGCTCTGCATCAGGGACTGACCAGCAAGCCCCGACGAAGAAACCGGACGCGCGATGAGATTCTTGCGGGTATCGAGATCGGAGCCGTTGGAGTGCCCGTGGCCAGGCCGGTGACAGAGAAGACGATTGAGGCCGTTCTCCACAACCCATTCTACGCCGGCCTGCTCCGACACGAGGACGAGCTGCACCCGGGCATCCACGAGCCGATCATCACGCGCGATGTGTTCTACTGTGTTCAGGAGAAGTTGAGGCAGCGTACCCAGTCCCTGTACTACCTAGACAAGGACTTCTACGCCTACCGAGGTTTCCTTCGTTGCGTGTGCGGGAGGGCGTACTCGCCATACACCCAGAAGGGACACGCCTACTACACAGTCCCCTGTCTGGGAGGCTGCACGAATAGGAGTCGCACGCTGGCGGGGTTCAGGATCGATGCCATGGTCGAGGACTTGCTCGGCCGCGCGCGGCTCACTGATGAGGAGGAGAAGTTCCTCAACGAGCGCGCGCCAGGCTTCTTCGCCCAGCAGAACACGAAACGGGCCGATGCCAGCAAGGCCCTGGACAACCGGCTCAGAGTCCTGAACCGGGACCTAGTATACCTCGGTGAGAACAAGCTCACTCTGATCAGGGAGGGCGTGTACACCGGCGCCGACGTCATGGCAGAGATCCACCGACTCGAGGGTGAGAGCAGTGATGTCAGGGGGAAGCTGAGCGGACTTAAGGAGGTTACGAATGAGGAGAAGCTCGCCGCAGTCCTTACTTTTTCCGAACTCGTGGGGTTGGCTAGCTCTTGCTACAAGTACGCTTCGGAGCAACAAAAACACCATCTTCTTACAATGGCGCTTTCCGAACTGGTGATTGAAGGGGGGAATGTGGCTGAGATTAGGGCCATGGAGGGATTCGAGGCCCTTCTCAAGAAGGGGGGATCCCAGTGTGGTGGATGA
- a CDS encoding LCP family protein, with protein sequence MDEQPLLPQFSPQKPKKKKRVFFVILIIIALLFGLGVRRYVISRTLHTYYDPVTLQPRQQSFFQSVRDFIFSSDNVLTGQQDDRINILLLGIGGPGHDGPYLSDTNIILSIKPSTNQVAMISVPRDLMAKIDGHGYRRINYADAFGEAEKAGNGGEYARQIFEDTFNIKIPYYIRVDFSAFTDIINTVGGVTINVPKSFTDSSYPGPNDSYETISFTAGIQNMNGDLALKFARSRHGSNGEASDFARAKRQQLILTALKEKVMSSQTYLDPVKMQQIFSSLSSHITTNLNFGQLMYLASLSKDVSNNVKTLVFDDSANGFLRPTISEEGAFLLVPKTGDFASMDDAINNIFLATSTPMIAAPQPQQPPLQGTKPITKIEIQNGTWRLGLAAKTKQRMEEEGYIIASISNTSQRPVSDTMIYVINPVAPAKLLTDLKNQFQTQPTASSTMPSWMQTKPGTEILIILGEDTPDNI encoded by the coding sequence ATGGATGAACAGCCATTACTTCCCCAATTTTCACCCCAAAAACCAAAGAAAAAGAAGCGGGTTTTTTTTGTTATTTTGATCATTATCGCGCTTTTATTTGGTCTGGGCGTCAGACGCTATGTTATCAGCCGGACACTGCATACTTACTACGACCCGGTTACTCTCCAGCCCAGACAGCAAAGTTTTTTTCAATCAGTCAGGGACTTTATCTTCAGTTCAGATAATGTGTTAACCGGTCAACAAGACGACAGAATCAACATACTTCTGCTCGGTATCGGCGGCCCCGGTCATGACGGCCCGTATTTAAGCGATACCAACATCATCTTAAGCATCAAACCAAGTACAAACCAGGTGGCCATGATTTCCGTGCCCAGGGATTTGATGGCCAAAATTGATGGCCATGGTTACAGAAGAATAAATTATGCGGACGCGTTCGGAGAAGCGGAAAAAGCCGGTAATGGCGGTGAATATGCTAGGCAGATCTTTGAAGATACCTTTAATATAAAAATTCCCTACTATATTAGAGTGGACTTTAGCGCCTTTACTGATATTATCAACACGGTTGGCGGCGTCACAATTAATGTGCCAAAATCATTTACCGACAGTTCCTATCCCGGACCAAACGACTCATACGAAACAATTTCGTTTACCGCCGGCATTCAAAATATGAATGGGGATCTGGCATTAAAATTTGCCCGATCCAGACACGGCAGTAACGGCGAAGCATCTGATTTTGCCAGAGCCAAAAGACAACAACTGATTTTAACGGCTCTTAAAGAAAAGGTGATGTCCTCGCAAACTTATCTTGATCCGGTGAAAATGCAACAAATTTTTTCCTCTCTTTCCAGCCATATCACCACTAATTTAAATTTCGGACAATTAATGTATTTGGCCAGCTTAAGTAAAGACGTAAGCAATAACGTAAAAACTCTGGTCTTTGATGACAGTGCTAACGGCTTCCTTAGGCCGACTATTTCTGAAGAGGGCGCCTTTCTGCTTGTGCCCAAGACCGGAGATTTCGCCAGTATGGATGACGCGATAAATAATATTTTCTTGGCTACCAGCACACCAATGATCGCCGCGCCCCAGCCGCAACAACCTCCTCTGCAAGGCACCAAACCGATCACCAAAATAGAAATACAAAACGGCACTTGGCGTTTGGGCCTGGCCGCAAAAACAAAACAAAGAATGGAAGAGGAAGGGTATATAATCGCTTCAATCAGCAATACTTCACAAAGACCGGTATCAGACACGATGATTTATGTGATTAATCCGGTGGCGCCGGCCAAACTGCTTACTGATCTAAAAAATCAATTCCAGACCCAACCCACCGCCTCAAGCACAATGCCAAGCTGGATGCAAACTAAACCGGGAACCGAAATATTAATTATTCTTGGCGAAGACACGCCTGACAATATCTAA
- the der gene encoding ribosome biogenesis GTPase Der, giving the protein MATPAKIITHDLPTIALVGRVNVGKSTLFNRITETNKALVSKIPGTTRTRNIAVAAWRGKNFNLVDTGGLTFSNKIPLEDEIIKQTEMAMAEADLILFVIDIQAGILPQERELAKRLIKNKNKVVFVANKADGAKWRDTIYDKDILSLGFGEPFPVSATNGANLGNLLEIIYKRLGKISKRPKKLKKINPIKVAVIGKPNVGKSSIFNKLIGKDQVIVSGLAHTTREPHDMLVMVDKQPILFIDTAGIRRKSHVSGELEKEGVAKSIQAIKKADIVLLLLDAGEPVTNQDQQLAGLLRESTKSVILIINKWDLADSNEDHFRNEVKDKIRSEFPHLDFAPIIFTSAKTEYRVHQIFPLIARAWEERHKIIPEADLRGFFKKITKEHRPARGKGTRHPEILSFHQIHNNPPMFEMRIKSKTSVHFSYVHYIENRLREQFGFFGAPIIIKLTKIRRDINA; this is encoded by the coding sequence ATGGCTACTCCGGCCAAAATTATAACTCATGATTTGCCCACCATCGCTTTGGTTGGCCGGGTTAATGTTGGTAAATCAACATTGTTTAACAGAATCACCGAAACCAATAAAGCCCTGGTTTCTAAAATTCCCGGCACCACTCGCACCCGGAACATTGCCGTTGCCGCTTGGCGCGGTAAAAATTTTAATCTGGTTGATACCGGCGGTTTGACTTTTTCCAACAAAATACCGCTTGAGGATGAAATTATCAAACAAACCGAAATGGCCATGGCCGAAGCCGACCTAATCTTATTTGTCATTGACATTCAAGCCGGCATTTTGCCGCAAGAACGGGAATTGGCCAAACGGCTGATAAAAAATAAAAACAAAGTTGTGTTCGTGGCCAATAAGGCGGACGGCGCCAAATGGCGCGATACGATTTATGATAAAGACATCCTCTCTCTCGGTTTTGGCGAACCGTTTCCGGTCTCGGCTACCAATGGGGCAAACTTAGGAAATCTTTTAGAAATAATTTATAAGCGGCTTGGTAAAATATCCAAGCGGCCGAAAAAATTAAAAAAAATAAATCCGATCAAAGTGGCGGTGATTGGCAAGCCCAACGTGGGCAAATCATCAATATTCAATAAACTTATAGGCAAAGACCAGGTGATTGTCAGCGGCCTGGCCCATACCACCCGCGAACCGCATGATATGCTGGTGATGGTTGATAAACAACCGATTCTATTTATAGACACCGCCGGCATCAGGCGAAAATCACATGTCTCCGGAGAGCTGGAAAAAGAAGGTGTTGCCAAAAGCATCCAGGCGATTAAAAAAGCCGATATAGTTTTATTGCTTTTAGACGCCGGCGAACCGGTTACCAACCAAGATCAGCAACTGGCCGGATTGTTGCGCGAGAGCACGAAAAGCGTAATACTCATTATAAATAAATGGGATCTGGCTGACAGCAATGAAGACCATTTCAGAAATGAAGTCAAAGATAAAATCCGCTCCGAGTTTCCCCATTTGGATTTTGCCCCGATTATTTTTACCAGCGCCAAAACCGAATACCGGGTGCATCAGATATTTCCTTTAATTGCCAGGGCCTGGGAAGAAAGACATAAAATCATTCCCGAGGCAGATTTGCGCGGCTTCTTTAAAAAAATTACCAAAGAACACCGCCCGGCCAGAGGCAAAGGCACCAGACATCCGGAAATCTTGTCTTTCCATCAGATACACAATAATCCGCCGATGTTTGAAATGCGCATAAAATCAAAAACCTCGGTGCATTTTTCTTACGTGCACTATATAGAAAACAGGTTGCGTGAACAATTCGGATTCTTCGGAGCGCCAATTATTATCAAATTAACAAAAATAAGAAGAGACATAAACGCCTAA
- the pth gene encoding aminoacyl-tRNA hydrolase: protein MKLIVGLGNPGKEYKDTRHNAGYLFIDKLADEVVSKKIILLKPKTFMNNSGTAVRAKMDFYKLSPADLIVAHDDKDLLLGEYKIQTNRSAAGHNGVGSIIDHLGTQNFTRVRIGIAPEDKQLMGDTADFVLHKFSKAEKEILEKVLAKAMEEIKKILS from the coding sequence ATGAAACTAATCGTCGGTTTGGGCAATCCCGGAAAAGAATACAAAGACACCAGACACAATGCCGGATATTTGTTTATAGACAAACTGGCGGATGAAGTTGTTTCTAAAAAAATAATTTTGTTAAAACCGAAAACTTTCATGAACAACTCCGGCACTGCGGTGCGGGCCAAAATGGATTTTTATAAACTCTCCCCCGCCGATTTAATCGTGGCTCATGATGACAAGGATCTGCTTTTGGGTGAATACAAGATTCAAACAAACCGCAGCGCGGCCGGCCACAACGGCGTAGGGTCAATTATTGACCACCTGGGCACGCAAAATTTTACCCGCGTGCGCATCGGCATCGCGCCTGAAGACAAACAACTAATGGGTGATACGGCGGATTTTGTCCTGCATAAATTCAGCAAAGCGGAAAAAGAAATCCTGGAAAAAGTGCTGGCAAAGGCGATGGAAGAAATTAAAAAAATATTATCGTAA
- the dprA gene encoding DNA-processing protein DprA, with product MRYHAVLAHFTKITYGRYKKLAAHFSDLKNLWEAGLAELVKAGLEENIAREFLLWRSQNPAEQILERLEKENIRTVSITEPDYPALLKEIYDPPHTLFVRGILPKNGPALAVVGTRKLTGYGRQACEELVKPLAKSGLIIVSGLALGIDGVAHQTALDNNGITLAVLGSGIDKQHIYPAAHKQLAEKIISQGGAVISEYPPGFLPSQYSFPARNRIIAGLCLGTLVIEAPESSGALITARHALDYNREVFAVPHPINSLTGAGPNNLIKLGARLITAAQDIADALNLKIMADTAIDGHDASLSADENKILAVLSGEPKHIDNIIKETNLPSQTITANLTLLEVKSKVRNLGGMNYVKTL from the coding sequence ATGCGCTATCACGCAGTGCTCGCTCACTTCACCAAGATAACCTACGGCCGCTACAAAAAACTAGCGGCTCATTTTTCTGATTTAAAAAATTTATGGGAGGCCGGACTGGCGGAACTGGTTAAGGCCGGGTTGGAAGAAAATATTGCCCGTGAATTTTTACTGTGGCGAAGTCAAAACCCGGCTGAACAAATCTTGGAAAGATTAGAAAAAGAAAACATTCGCACGGTTTCAATCACAGAACCGGATTATCCCGCGCTTCTTAAAGAAATCTACGATCCGCCGCATACTTTGTTTGTGCGTGGGATCCTTCCCAAAAACGGACCGGCACTGGCCGTGGTTGGCACCAGAAAATTGACCGGCTATGGCCGTCAGGCCTGTGAAGAGCTGGTCAAACCACTGGCCAAAAGCGGATTAATCATAGTAAGCGGCTTGGCTTTGGGTATAGATGGTGTTGCCCATCAAACCGCTTTGGACAATAACGGCATTACTTTAGCTGTCTTAGGATCAGGCATAGACAAACAGCATATCTACCCGGCAGCGCACAAACAACTGGCTGAAAAAATAATCAGCCAGGGCGGAGCCGTTATTTCCGAATATCCTCCTGGATTTTTGCCCAGTCAATACTCTTTTCCGGCGCGAAACCGGATCATCGCCGGACTGTGTCTGGGCACATTGGTGATTGAGGCGCCGGAAAGTTCCGGAGCGCTGATCACGGCCAGACATGCTTTGGACTACAACCGGGAGGTTTTTGCCGTCCCCCACCCCATAAATTCTTTGACCGGAGCCGGGCCGAACAATTTAATAAAACTCGGCGCCAGATTGATTACAGCCGCCCAAGACATCGCCGACGCGCTCAATCTAAAAATTATGGCCGACACTGCCATAGACGGCCACGACGCTTCTTTAAGTGCCGACGAAAATAAAATTTTGGCGGTTTTATCCGGCGAACCCAAGCATATTGATAACATCATTAAAGAAACCAATCTTCCCAGCCAAACCATTACCGCCAATTTGACGCTTTTGGAAGTAAAGAGTAAAGTCCGTAACTTGGGGGGTATGAATTATGTCAAAACCCTATGA